CGCTGGTGTCCAGGGTTCCGCCGATCCAGGCCCCGGCCACCACATCGGGCATACTGAAATATTTGGCGATAATAGGTTGGAGCACCAGCATGGGGACAGCACAAATCAGCACGATAGAGGTCACATAGCTCAATTTCTTGGGGTCGCCCTTGACCGCACCGGAAGTGGCAATGGCCGCAGAAACACCGCAAATCGATACGGCACTGGACAGCATGGCTGAAAATTCCTCATCGATGCCGAGCTTGCGGCATAACCAGTAGCTGAAATACCAGATTACGGCGACCACCAGTACGGCCTGAACAATCCCGTAGGCACCGGCTTCGACAATTTCTCCGAAGAGGATACCGGATCCCAGAATGACCAGCCCTGTTTTGATGTAAAATTCCGTCTTGACGGCCGGTTTAAGCCATTCGGGAAGTCCGATAACGTTACTGACAAAGAGCCCGATAAACAGGCACCACAGGACGTATTCAAGACCATAGTAGTTGATGGTAGAATTCCCTGCTAAAAACAGGGAGATCCAGGAGAGGATGTAGACAGCGGGAAACCCCGCAATAAAAAGCCCGGCCTTTTCACCCATAAAGGCCATGGCAATGACGCTCAGAATAAGGTAACCGATACCCAAATAAATGGACCACAAAATATTTTCGGCTGAAAACACTTTTCCCAAAAGCTGGCCGGCAGACCCTCTGATCTCTTTGGCGGTTTTGGCGGACTTCTTTTTCAGACCCTCGTCTTTGACGGTTTTGGCCCCTTCTTCCAATTTTTTGGCTGCTCCGCCTATGGCTTTTCTATCGCCTGTTTCCATGACCTTTTGAAGTTCGAGGAGCGACGGTTGTAAGGATGTCTCCCCCTTTTCCTGGGCGCTCTTGATCAGTTTTTCAACAGCCGGTCTGGACTCTTTGAGGTATGAACCAAATGCGCCTTCCGTGGTCCATTTGAAAGACGGGGTTTTGATTTTAACCCCTAAGAGCATCAGGATAATGATAAGAAATCCTATCCAGACCGCCAGCCATTCTTCTTTTTTCCAAAGACTGCTCCAGTCAATACCTTGCTTCTCTGCCATAATCCTTCCTCCCATTTTTTAGAAGAAAACGAACGACATCAGCTTGCAAGATAGCTCAACAACAAGCCGGCCCAATCCTTATTTTCTCATTTAGTCCGATAAACCGGTGATCACCTCCTTTTTAGAACTATTTGAAGCGTGACTTGTGAAGCGTGAAGCGTAAACCGTAAACCGTGAAGCGTGAAGCATAATTTCCGAGAGTATGGGTTTTTATACTTGAAACTTGCATCTTGAGACTTCATTTTCGTATTAAACCGCCATGCCCCGCCTTTTGGGGCATGGCACCACGAAGCATGAAAATAGGCTCCTTGGAAGACGGATACTATTTTCGTATTAAACCGGTTCGGATTATAAAACAAGCCCTAAGGGGGGGCAAGAAAAAAAACCGGATAAGTTAATGGCCGAAAGTATAAAAGGGGGGGGCAGGGGTCAGGGATCGGGGGACAAGATCAGGGGTCGGGGGTCGGTTGAAGAGAAAGTTGCCTGTTTCAAGTTGCAAGATGCAAGTTTCAAGTGAAAAACCTTGAACTCTTTCCAGGGGTTCCGCTTTGAGCTGGGAGCTTTTTTCTTGAAGCTATTTTCATGATTCGCGGTGTCACGCCACTATCGTGGCCTGACGGTTTAGTTCGAAAAGGCTGGGGGGAGATGAGGGGAGGTCAGGAAACAGGCAGCGTTTTGGTATTCAGGATTTGGACCATTTCCGAATGAATCAAACCATTGGTCGCCAGAATTTGTTTTTTGTTGATTTGAAAGGGGTGTCCGGCAAAATCAGAGATCTTACCCCCGGCTTCTTCCACGATGAGTACTCCGGCAGCCGTATCCCAGGGTTTCAGGTATTGTTCCCAGAATCCGTCTATAATCCCTCGAGCCACCCAGCAAAGGTCCAGGGCGGCTGACCCGGGCCGGCGAACCCCTTGAGCCCGGATAATGACCTGTTCAAAACGTTTCAGGACCGGGCCATGGGTTTTTTCGATATTATAAGGAAATCCGGTGGCTAAAAGACTTTGAGAAACCTTGGTCCATGACGATATCCGTATGGGGCGGCCGTTGAAAAAAGCCCCTTGACCTTTTAAGGCCCAGTAGGTTTCCTTAAGTACCGGGTTGTAGACGATTCCGAGAAGGGGGACCTTTTCGTAGGTCAAGGCCAGGGAAACACAAAAAAAAGGAAAGCCATGAACGAAATTGGTAGTCCCGTCTAAAGGGTCGAGGATCCAGCAATAGGGAGAAAGACGGCGTTCTATCCCGGATTCCTCGGCCCAAAAATCAAATTCCGGGAACCGGGGCTGGAGTTTGGAAAAGACCGTTTCCTGGGATTTAAAATCCCATTCGGTGACCAGATCGATGGGTCCCTTTTTTTGAACGTTTTTCTTCTGTCGGAACCCTTTGGTTAAGACCTTGCCGGCCTCTAAAACGGCCTCCCTGGCGTCTTGAAAAGCCTGATCTAAGTTCAATTAATAAATACCTTTGTGTAATGGTCGGTTTCCATTAAGGCCTTTCCGGCCCCCATAACCACCGAGGTCAAGGGGTCTTCGGCAATAAGGATCTTAAGACCCGTTTCTCTTTCCAGGAGTTTATCCAACCCCTTGAGCAGGGCCCCACCGCCGGCTAAAGTCATTCCCTCGCGGCTGATATCCCCGGACAGTTCGGCCGGGGTCTTTTCCAAAGCCCTTTTGACGGCATCGACAATGGCCCAGATGGGTTCGGCCATCCCTTCGCGGAGATCCTTGTCGGTTATTTGAATGGTCCGGGGGATTCCGGAATAGACTTCTTTTCCTGAAACCGGGAAGGGTTTCGGTTTATTCAGGGGATAAGCCGAACCATATTCGATTTTGATCTGTTCGGCGGTATTTTCTCCGATCTGTAAATTGAATTTTTTCTGCATATAATACATGATGGATTCATTAATTTCATCACCGGCCACCCGAATGGATTCACAGTAGGCGGTGGAAAATAAATTGATGACGGCCACTTCCGTCGTCCCCCCTCCGATGTCAACGATCAAGTTGGCCTGGGTGGATTCGACCGACATGCCGGCCCCAATAGCAGCGGCCATGGGTTCTTCGATCAGATAGATGTCTTTGGCCCCTGCTTCCAGGGCCGATTCAACCACAGCCCTTTTTTCGACCATGGTAATGCCGGATGGGACACCGATGACCAGATTAGGCCGAAAAAATTTGGATCTTCCCCGAACCTTCGTGAGAAAATATTTGATCATTTCCCGGGTGATCTCAAAGTCGGCAATAACGCCGTCTTTCATGGGGCGAATCGCTGAAATGCGAGGAGGCGTTCGACCTAAATAGTCTTTGGCCTCCTTACCGACCGCCAGAACCTGGCCGTTTTCATTATTGATAGCGACAACGGAAGGTTCATTGAGAACAATCCCTTGATTTTTTTTAAAAATAAGTGTATTGGCCGTACCGAGATCCATGGCCATATCTTCGGAAAAAAGGCCGAAAAGTTTGCGTATCAGCATAGGGGTGTTCGACTCACAAGTTCATCAAAAATAGGATTGAAGTGATAATAGTCTGGCCGGCCGAGACCAGGGCCTGAATTTCATCCTCCTGCCAATCATTTTCCCGGTGGCCGATCAAATTCATTGCCCCATATAACTTGCCGAAAAAACACAGGGGCAACCCGATGTAAGATTGAAAATGCATACAAGGGTCATCCGGGAAAAATACATAAGATTTATGGGTCCTTGGTTTCATGGAACGCCGTACTAAAGGCTTTTTCTCACGAATGACCCATCCGGTCAACCCCATTTCTATGGACAGGACATTTTTTTTTAAAGGGGCCGTCAATGTCCCGTCCGAGGCCACTATTTTGTAGCGGTCTCCCTTCTTGGGGACTAAAACCAGGAAGGCGGCATCGGTATTGGAAAAGAGCCGGCAACGACTCAGCACCTTCTGGTAATATTGATTTAAATCTTGCTGTTCATGGGAAAGGGCGTTTATAGCATTAAAAAAATTAAGAATACGATTTTGTTGACTTTCTTTTTTCCCGATCCATTGGGCATGAAGTATCTGGAGGACCTGCCAGGCGAAATCCTGGAGGATCTTTTGGTCCTTGTCGGTAAAAACATAGTTGCGTTTGCTGTCGATGCAAAGGACGCCAACTTCCCCTACGGGAACGGCGAGAAATGATTTAATCTTTTCATCCCGCAGATAGAGTTTTAAGTTCCGGGTATCCCGATCAAATTGAGCAATATTAACCGGTCGTTGATTTTTAGCCACCCAACCGATTAAACTATCTCCCATCTGAAGGCTGGTATCAGGGTTGATATGAAGGCTAAGGCTCTGATGATTTCTCAGGGTGAGTTTATTTTGTACCGGATCAATCAGGAAGAGTGCCGTGGTAAAGGCCTCGGTCACGTTACTGATGAGTTGAATGAGTTCCTTCAGTCCAAAGTCGGGGGCGTATTCCATCTGGGGAGGAAAAGGCATTTTAAAAAATGGATTAAAATCCATTGCATAATATGTTATAAGAGAATTTACTTTGATTCAGGCCGTTCAATCCTGCATCATTAACATCTAACGTATTTGCTTCCCGTTGTCAATTTTTTTTGGAAAACAAGACCATGGCTTAAATCTGGCGGCCTTCTCCGCCTTTATGATGAACGGATCTTATGCAACTGAATGACGAAAATAAAGGCCTGGCTGGTCCCTCGCGGCGCAAAACGGTTACGGTTTCCCTTGGGGATGTCAAGATCGGCAGCGGGCATCCCGTAGTGGTTCAGTCCATGACCAGCACGGACACGCATGATGTAAAACGGACCTTAAGGCAGATCAGAGAGCTCAAAAAAGTCGGCTGCGAGTTGATACGGGTTGCGGTTCCGGATCATAAGGCCGTTCCGCCGTTAAAAGAAATCATCCAAAAATCCCCTTTGCCGGTAATCGCCGACATCCATTTCGATTATCGTTTGGCCCTGGAAGGCATGAAAGCCGGGGCGGCCGGTATTCGAATCAACCCGGGCAATATCGGGAGACCGGATAGAATCGCCCGGATTATCGAGATGGCCCGGGAAAAAGAGGTCTGCATCCGGATCGGGGTGAATGCCGGTTCCCTGGAAAAGGATTTGGGATTCAGGGGCGGCCCGAGCCAGGCCGAGGCCATGGTTGCCTCAGCTTTAAAGCATATCGCTTTTTTTGAAAAAAGAAATTTTAAGAACCTTAAAATTTCCTTAAAATCCTCCGATGTGCTCCAAACCATCCGGGCCTATCAATTGTTAGCCGAAAAGGTGGATTACCCTTTTCATCTGGGGGTTACGGAGGCCGGGACCTTGCTTTCCGGAACCGTCAAATCCGCTTTGGGGATCGGGCTCCTTCTTTATCAAGGGATCGGCGATACGTTGCGCGTCTCTCTGACAGCCCCTCCCCGGGAGGAAATCCGGGTGGCCTATGAAATACTCAGGGCCTTGGGTTTAAGAAGGCGGGGGATCGAAATTATTTCCTGTCCTACCTGCGGCCGGTGTCAAATCGATCTTCTTCCACTGGTTAAAAAAGTGGAAAGGGCGGTAAAAAAATATACCCGGCCGCTCAAAGTGGCTATCATGGGGTGTGTGGTCAATGGTCCCGGGGAAGCCCGGGAGGCCGATATCGGTATCGCCGGGGGGAAAGGTCTGGGGCTCCTCTTTGCCAAGGGGCGGATGATTCGAAAGGTCCCTGAGGGAGATCTGCTGGAAAGCCTTCTGGGAGAAATCGACAGGATGATGAAAAGGTTTGTATCAGTTTAAGCTTTTTGTAAAACTGTTTTCACCGCAGAGACGCAGAGGTCGCAGAGAATAAAATTATGGATTGTCGGTGAGGGGCCGGCAATCCATAAGCTTCGCTACCCCACGGGTATTTTTAGGCCGGAGGCTGGAGTTGGTTAGAACAATCCCGCCTCTCACGGGATTGTTCTAAGAAATTTCTCTCTGCGTTCTTTGCGTCTTTGCGGTGAATAAAAATTCATTTTATGAGTCAGGAGAACCGATAACCATGTTTTATTCCCAATTGTATATTCCTACATTAAAAGAAAAACCCACAGAGGCTGAAATTGTCAGCCACCAGCTCATGCTCCGGGCCGGCTTGATTCGAAAATTGGCCTCCGGAATTTATAGTTTTTTGCCTTTAGGGCTCAGGTCCCTGCGAAAGATGGAAGCCATCATTCGGGAAGAGATGGAGCGGGGCGGGGCCCAGGAAGTCCTGCTGCCGGCCCTGCAGCCGGCCGAACTCTGGCAGGAAAGCGGCCGCTGGGACAAATATGGAAAGGAGTTGTTGCGGCTTCGGGATCGTCATAACCACGACTATTGTTTAGGGCCGACCCATGAGGAAGTGATCACCGATCTCATCCGCCATGAAATCCGTTCTT
This genomic window from Deltaproteobacteria bacterium contains:
- a CDS encoding putative sulfate exporter family transporter, with protein sequence MAEKQGIDWSSLWKKEEWLAVWIGFLIIILMLLGVKIKTPSFKWTTEGAFGSYLKESRPAVEKLIKSAQEKGETSLQPSLLELQKVMETGDRKAIGGAAKKLEEGAKTVKDEGLKKKSAKTAKEIRGSAGQLLGKVFSAENILWSIYLGIGYLILSVIAMAFMGEKAGLFIAGFPAVYILSWISLFLAGNSTINYYGLEYVLWCLFIGLFVSNVIGLPEWLKPAVKTEFYIKTGLVILGSGILFGEIVEAGAYGIVQAVLVVAVIWYFSYWLCRKLGIDEEFSAMLSSAVSICGVSAAIATSGAVKGDPKKLSYVTSIVLICAVPMLVLQPIIAKYFSMPDVVAGAWIGGTLDTSGSVVAAGALISEVAMKIGVIVKMSQNVLIGVAAFILSIVWTLKKAAEVPGGEKPSLMEIWFRFPKFVLGFIIASVVFSFFLGPETISAVKGPLGWLRTMWFALAFTCIGLETRFADLVEMGGGKPALAFVVAQSVNIIWTLILAYLIFGGYFFEPPRM
- a CDS encoding inositol monophosphatase; protein product: MNLDQAFQDAREAVLEAGKVLTKGFRQKKNVQKKGPIDLVTEWDFKSQETVFSKLQPRFPEFDFWAEESGIERRLSPYCWILDPLDGTTNFVHGFPFFCVSLALTYEKVPLLGIVYNPVLKETYWALKGQGAFFNGRPIRISSWTKVSQSLLATGFPYNIEKTHGPVLKRFEQVIIRAQGVRRPGSAALDLCWVARGIIDGFWEQYLKPWDTAAGVLIVEEAGGKISDFAGHPFQINKKQILATNGLIHSEMVQILNTKTLPVS
- a CDS encoding rod shape-determining protein, with the protein product MIRKLFGLFSEDMAMDLGTANTLIFKKNQGIVLNEPSVVAINNENGQVLAVGKEAKDYLGRTPPRISAIRPMKDGVIADFEITREMIKYFLTKVRGRSKFFRPNLVIGVPSGITMVEKRAVVESALEAGAKDIYLIEEPMAAAIGAGMSVESTQANLIVDIGGGTTEVAVINLFSTAYCESIRVAGDEINESIMYYMQKKFNLQIGENTAEQIKIEYGSAYPLNKPKPFPVSGKEVYSGIPRTIQITDKDLREGMAEPIWAIVDAVKRALEKTPAELSGDISREGMTLAGGGALLKGLDKLLERETGLKILIAEDPLTSVVMGAGKALMETDHYTKVFIN
- a CDS encoding GAF domain-containing protein — its product is MDFNPFFKMPFPPQMEYAPDFGLKELIQLISNVTEAFTTALFLIDPVQNKLTLRNHQSLSLHINPDTSLQMGDSLIGWVAKNQRPVNIAQFDRDTRNLKLYLRDEKIKSFLAVPVGEVGVLCIDSKRNYVFTDKDQKILQDFAWQVLQILHAQWIGKKESQQNRILNFFNAINALSHEQQDLNQYYQKVLSRCRLFSNTDAAFLVLVPKKGDRYKIVASDGTLTAPLKKNVLSIEMGLTGWVIREKKPLVRRSMKPRTHKSYVFFPDDPCMHFQSYIGLPLCFFGKLYGAMNLIGHRENDWQEDEIQALVSAGQTIITSILFLMNL
- the ispG gene encoding flavodoxin-dependent (E)-4-hydroxy-3-methylbut-2-enyl-diphosphate synthase, whose amino-acid sequence is MQLNDENKGLAGPSRRKTVTVSLGDVKIGSGHPVVVQSMTSTDTHDVKRTLRQIRELKKVGCELIRVAVPDHKAVPPLKEIIQKSPLPVIADIHFDYRLALEGMKAGAAGIRINPGNIGRPDRIARIIEMAREKEVCIRIGVNAGSLEKDLGFRGGPSQAEAMVASALKHIAFFEKRNFKNLKISLKSSDVLQTIRAYQLLAEKVDYPFHLGVTEAGTLLSGTVKSALGIGLLLYQGIGDTLRVSLTAPPREEIRVAYEILRALGLRRRGIEIISCPTCGRCQIDLLPLVKKVERAVKKYTRPLKVAIMGCVVNGPGEAREADIGIAGGKGLGLLFAKGRMIRKVPEGDLLESLLGEIDRMMKRFVSV